From the Pseudoalteromonas tunicata genome, one window contains:
- a CDS encoding DEAD/DEAH box helicase has protein sequence MSFDALGLCDELVKAVTEQGYTQPTPIQVEAIPVVLRLRDVMAVANTGTGKTAGFTLPMVQLLSGGAIAQPKSVRALVITPTRELAAQVAQNVQDYSRHTNISSAVVFGGVRIEPQIAQLATGVDVLVATPGRLVDLYNQQAINFNQLELLVLDEADRMLDLGFIDDIRHIQTLLPSERQTLMFSATFSDEIKSLAKGMLNNPQLIEVSPVNSTVDTVKQKIYPVDKTRKSEALIYLLKKHQWRQVLVFSRTKQGADSLVTQLNNAGINSASIHANRTQHARTHALNGFKSGEIKVLVATDIASRGIDVNQLPCVINLDLPYVAEDYVHRIGRTGRAGTAGLAISLFSIDESNQLQAIERLLGRTLAREVLPNFAPSEKKAVSKFDDDEYGNFEPDPEPRSGKGKSQKRKGKR, from the coding sequence ATGTCATTTGACGCTTTAGGCTTATGCGATGAGCTGGTAAAAGCAGTAACAGAGCAGGGCTATACACAGCCAACACCGATACAAGTTGAAGCTATTCCTGTGGTGCTTCGTTTGCGTGATGTGATGGCGGTGGCGAATACTGGCACGGGTAAAACGGCTGGTTTTACCTTGCCTATGGTACAACTCTTATCGGGTGGGGCCATTGCGCAGCCAAAATCGGTGCGTGCGCTAGTGATAACACCTACACGTGAACTTGCGGCGCAAGTTGCACAAAATGTGCAAGACTATAGTCGCCATACGAATATTAGTTCGGCTGTTGTGTTTGGTGGGGTAAGAATTGAGCCACAAATAGCACAGTTAGCTACGGGGGTAGATGTGCTGGTCGCGACACCTGGGCGTTTAGTTGACCTCTATAATCAGCAAGCAATTAACTTCAACCAACTTGAATTGTTGGTATTAGATGAGGCTGATCGGATGTTGGACTTAGGCTTTATTGATGATATTCGACATATTCAAACCTTGCTACCGAGCGAGCGTCAAACTCTGATGTTTTCGGCGACATTCTCAGACGAAATAAAATCTCTGGCCAAAGGCATGCTAAACAATCCGCAGCTGATTGAGGTAAGCCCAGTTAATAGTACGGTCGATACGGTTAAACAAAAGATATACCCTGTTGATAAAACACGCAAAAGCGAAGCGTTAATTTATTTACTTAAAAAGCACCAATGGCGCCAAGTCTTGGTCTTTAGCCGCACGAAGCAAGGCGCCGATAGTTTGGTTACTCAACTGAACAATGCAGGTATTAATAGTGCATCAATCCATGCCAATCGCACGCAACATGCCCGCACCCATGCATTAAATGGCTTTAAATCAGGTGAAATTAAAGTATTAGTAGCCACTGATATTGCCTCGCGAGGCATTGATGTAAACCAATTACCGTGCGTGATTAACCTTGATTTACCTTATGTAGCCGAAGACTACGTCCATCGAATTGGCCGCACCGGCCGCGCTGGCACTGCAGGCTTAGCGATTTCCTTGTTTAGTATTGATGAATCGAATCAATTGCAGGCAATTGAACGTTTGCTAGGTCGCACCTTAGCACGCGAAGTCCTACCGAATTTTGCACCGAGTGAAAAGAAAGCCGTCAGTAAATTCGATGATGACGAGTATGGTAACTTTGAACCCGATCCCGAACCCCGAAGTGGCAAAGGCAAATCTCAAAAGCGAAAGGGTAAGAGGTAA
- the lodB gene encoding lysine-epsilon-oxidase maturase LodB, translating to MEQHEVDVLIVGAGPAGAACGISLRNHANKQVLIIDNSDLQQTRVGEHVTASIFEFMDYLNVADINQSSEFITENYGNTSYWGSQSANEHSSLFTAAGNTYQLQRSEFDTSLLYNFVAVGGNVLLDCADINFEQQADNTWVVHLLHSVRGSIQIRANFLVDGSGRNAHISKSLGLSRHKKDDLMGVGCFLNVSGLALTQEQLIETTENGWWYCAALPNEKAVVTFFTDMDIIKELKLNKPDYWNFELAKTKHVKKRISGSQSVSDKLWLRNASSQLSEGTPLKNFVAIGDAAASFDPISSMGLGFAISSACFAAKAIHASIIEKTQKPLLVYQDDVVNNFKQYCQIHKQVYQQETRWNNSDFWQRRSA from the coding sequence ATGGAACAACATGAAGTCGATGTACTGATTGTTGGGGCGGGCCCTGCGGGGGCCGCCTGCGGGATATCATTACGCAATCATGCCAATAAACAAGTCCTGATTATTGATAACAGTGACCTGCAACAAACTCGAGTAGGCGAGCATGTCACCGCAAGTATTTTTGAGTTTATGGATTACTTAAATGTGGCTGATATCAATCAGAGCAGTGAGTTTATAACTGAAAATTATGGCAATACAAGTTATTGGGGGAGTCAATCGGCTAATGAGCACAGTAGTTTATTTACCGCCGCTGGAAATACCTATCAATTACAACGTTCTGAATTTGATACATCACTTTTGTATAATTTTGTTGCAGTTGGGGGGAATGTTTTACTTGATTGCGCTGATATTAACTTTGAACAGCAAGCAGACAATACTTGGGTCGTACATTTACTGCATTCTGTTCGAGGTTCAATTCAGATCAGAGCTAATTTTTTAGTTGATGGTAGTGGCCGCAATGCTCATATTAGTAAATCACTTGGCTTAAGTCGGCACAAGAAAGACGATTTGATGGGAGTGGGTTGTTTTTTAAATGTATCTGGATTAGCGCTAACACAAGAGCAACTGATTGAAACAACTGAAAATGGTTGGTGGTATTGTGCAGCCTTACCAAATGAAAAAGCAGTGGTGACCTTTTTTACCGATATGGACATTATTAAAGAGCTTAAATTAAATAAACCAGATTATTGGAATTTTGAATTGGCGAAAACTAAGCACGTTAAAAAGCGCATTAGTGGCAGTCAGAGTGTGAGTGATAAGTTATGGTTACGTAATGCGAGTTCTCAATTGAGCGAAGGTACTCCCTTGAAAAACTTTGTGGCAATAGGTGATGCTGCAGCATCTTTTGATCCTATTTCTTCTATGGGATTAGGCTTTGCTATCAGTTCAGCTTGTTTTGCGGCTAAAGCAATTCATGCCTCTATTATTGAAAAGACCCAAAAACCTTTATTAGTTTATCAAGATGACGTTGTTAATAATTTTAAACAGTATTGTCAGATACATAAACAGGTATATCAGCAAGAAACAAGATGGAATAATTCTGATTTCTGGCAAAGACGATCTGCTTAA
- a CDS encoding antitoxin Xre/MbcA/ParS toxin-binding domain-containing protein has protein sequence MNLVDTDYLGIVTNGKVTIHSNAIDEINIATEGLTVNGVKSLGKKLNWDHNLLAFSIGTTTRTLERYSADKKRLGAKVSENALEIARISSQGTAYFGDVKRWNEWLNTPNTQFGNQEPKSVIHTIRGRELIKRVLLGLEYGFTA, from the coding sequence ATGAACTTAGTCGATACAGACTACTTAGGGATCGTCACTAACGGCAAAGTAACCATCCATTCCAATGCAATCGACGAGATTAACATCGCGACGGAGGGCCTCACAGTCAATGGTGTCAAATCCCTCGGAAAAAAATTAAATTGGGATCACAATTTACTGGCTTTTTCGATAGGTACAACCACCCGTACACTCGAACGTTACAGTGCAGACAAAAAACGCTTAGGAGCAAAAGTAAGCGAAAATGCATTAGAGATAGCGCGAATATCGTCACAAGGAACGGCTTACTTTGGTGATGTTAAACGCTGGAATGAATGGTTAAATACACCCAACACCCAGTTTGGTAATCAAGAGCCAAAATCAGTGATACATACAATTCGCGGCAGAGAATTAATAAAGCGCGTTTTGTTAGGACTAGAATACGGATTCACAGCTTAG
- a CDS encoding serine hydrolase domain-containing protein yields MNIVNKKSLLVLLLIVSMLIPDPVVANNLQNQGVNYRNKYQPMLDNLVSKHIPGAVLLLESKRDRFIGSAGFKDLEKKQPMTSDIVMPNGSAGKKLTALLIALLAEDGIVDLDAPINKYLDKELLRQIQHSNKMTLRHLLNHTSGIFEYNDAGEYAFFKAQYAQRNKVTTDMFPLRFALNQPADFEPGKGYSYSNTGYALAGVILERILKEHPSKAIRSRILEPLEMTSSYSKGVEKHQPELASGFFINDEDPSFPTPLNVWVDTKNIIGSTATSDAPLASNVNDMAKLLRAIVRKNNMVSEDVRTQMIGEEHLVESRGPRFYRASDFYYGLGIWVEEINGRKFYHHGGTEFGYFTQNIYIPEGDISITAFANCGVNDQCEEAFQNFTFEVLDSFLNVSPGI; encoded by the coding sequence ATGAATATTGTAAATAAAAAGTCTTTATTAGTGCTGCTACTTATCGTTTCAATGTTGATACCTGATCCAGTTGTTGCGAATAACCTACAGAATCAGGGCGTCAACTACCGCAATAAATACCAGCCAATGCTAGATAATCTTGTATCTAAACATATTCCCGGCGCAGTGCTTTTACTTGAATCAAAACGCGACAGGTTTATTGGTAGCGCAGGCTTTAAAGATTTGGAAAAAAAGCAGCCAATGACATCAGATATAGTGATGCCAAATGGTAGTGCAGGGAAGAAGTTAACTGCGTTACTGATCGCTTTGCTGGCAGAGGATGGGATCGTTGATCTTGATGCACCGATAAATAAATACCTTGATAAAGAATTACTCAGGCAAATCCAACATTCGAATAAAATGACTTTAAGGCATTTATTAAATCACACGAGCGGTATTTTTGAATATAACGATGCGGGTGAGTATGCTTTTTTTAAGGCGCAATATGCTCAACGAAATAAAGTGACAACTGACATGTTTCCATTACGCTTTGCGTTGAACCAACCCGCAGATTTTGAACCGGGCAAAGGATATTCTTACTCGAACACAGGGTATGCACTTGCTGGAGTCATTTTAGAGCGCATTTTAAAAGAACACCCATCAAAGGCAATCAGAAGCAGGATTCTAGAACCATTAGAAATGACTTCTAGCTACTCTAAGGGTGTTGAAAAACATCAACCAGAGCTGGCATCGGGATTTTTTATCAATGATGAAGATCCTTCTTTCCCAACCCCGTTGAATGTGTGGGTTGATACAAAAAACATTATTGGATCAACCGCCACTTCTGACGCTCCTTTAGCATCGAATGTTAATGATATGGCGAAACTTCTAAGGGCTATCGTACGCAAAAACAATATGGTCAGTGAAGATGTGAGAACCCAAATGATTGGCGAAGAGCACTTAGTTGAGTCTAGGGGGCCACGTTTTTATCGTGCATCTGATTTCTATTATGGACTTGGTATTTGGGTTGAAGAAATCAACGGGAGAAAATTCTACCATCATGGCGGTACTGAATTCGGCTATTTTACGCAAAATATTTATATACCAGAAGGAGATATCAGTATTACTGCTTTTGCGAATTGCGGTGTAAACGACCAGTGTGAAGAAGCGTTTCAAAACTTTACTTTTGAGGTGTTGGACTCCTTTTTAAACGTTAGTCCGGGCATATAA
- a CDS encoding helix-turn-helix domain-containing protein, translating to MVSPNNVALFDVVSLENAEQNYLAKVVEHFQGNTEELALKLGVSSRTLYRKLTKYGVSFTSKNS from the coding sequence TTGGTATCACCAAATAATGTCGCGCTATTCGATGTGGTATCGTTAGAAAACGCCGAGCAAAATTACTTAGCAAAGGTCGTGGAGCATTTTCAAGGCAACACCGAAGAGTTAGCCCTCAAGTTAGGTGTCAGTAGTCGTACTTTGTATCGCAAACTTACCAAATATGGCGTGTCTTTTACCAGTAA
- the lodA gene encoding CTQ-dependent lysine 6-oxidase LodA, with the protein MNLKIHPSVGVARLGNSEMCDKIESRECLSPESIGGLPLEPESGLPVTFFKDTAGRIKRQGQVFKLFDGETEITLDDDRIEAIVWTVHLANKKAAWYQYSELQGNLLYGETNSYTARKVPLRNADAVNRKSLIIDPGPRSISGCNVSGVDFDRASIPPSYKHGSFPTAKPQYGSAVNTLGTLKTDNKGRLIVFGGYGHAGGDEALTSYGGSDTWHDDTADGPVYCEVTYKDGTTVTLKAWVVVGSPDFAPEIVNISSLDDTFFDIGVRYKNLVPSLFSNGHFNVDYIANYKRDILPIIERISNYQWVANVQSMSGFFSYQFNFADNSEANRSKRQAYYDYFRKPDLKIGAIEKPQETLFSDVNGGQLPMMPMNSGSNSVSNTTVEKFMALDDTQLFLLGQWALGKFEDTPEPAPFAVHPLDKASIGNCVGLPMCPGIEVTWSLQNPNLYESAYVIAHDGGIGAYNETGLTPSRDECEGGGCQPGDLTKRMACPWQADFFQCTVQPVNFTEPLINKATLKTEEKTQTIQTWLLSVEQVDEDMSTIKASLNTPTVQIEGEFDSAGLKAMNETLQLGSIEQVTVTDTTSTPQPITPTYYSYWWPPQSPWDVLTGEQTQLGQAQNHLSAGQQVNYQRGINSFTQMVEHWSALAFIRNKNAQNQGFPYFTEQERNNELFEYKEVTTSQLTGNSADDGTAVPVFFINDDRKVIEQKSEKGRLMVQYFAERAFAPIKVSAGGLGLPRSGSKVRR; encoded by the coding sequence ATGAATTTAAAAATCCATCCCTCAGTCGGTGTTGCCCGTCTCGGTAACAGCGAAATGTGCGATAAAATCGAAAGTCGCGAATGTTTGAGCCCAGAATCAATTGGTGGTTTACCGCTTGAACCAGAATCAGGCTTACCTGTTACGTTTTTTAAAGATACAGCGGGGCGAATAAAACGTCAGGGGCAGGTATTTAAGCTTTTTGATGGCGAAACAGAAATCACTTTAGATGATGATCGAATTGAAGCAATCGTCTGGACAGTTCATTTAGCCAATAAAAAAGCAGCTTGGTATCAATACAGTGAATTACAGGGAAATCTACTTTACGGCGAAACCAATAGCTATACAGCTCGAAAGGTACCATTGAGAAATGCCGATGCAGTTAACAGGAAAAGCTTAATAATAGATCCGGGTCCACGATCGATTTCTGGATGTAATGTATCTGGTGTTGATTTTGATAGAGCTTCAATTCCGCCAAGTTATAAACATGGCTCATTCCCTACAGCCAAACCGCAATATGGCTCTGCAGTTAATACATTGGGGACTTTAAAAACCGATAATAAGGGCCGTTTGATTGTATTTGGTGGTTATGGACATGCAGGAGGTGACGAAGCATTAACGAGTTACGGAGGCTCAGATACTTGGCATGACGATACTGCTGATGGTCCTGTTTATTGCGAAGTAACTTATAAAGATGGAACAACCGTGACTTTGAAAGCTTGGGTTGTGGTGGGGTCACCTGACTTTGCTCCTGAAATTGTCAATATTTCTAGCTTAGATGACACCTTTTTTGACATTGGTGTTCGCTATAAAAATTTAGTGCCAAGTTTATTTTCAAATGGCCATTTTAATGTTGATTACATTGCCAACTATAAGCGCGATATCCTGCCTATTATTGAACGGATCAGTAATTATCAGTGGGTAGCTAATGTTCAGTCCATGAGTGGTTTTTTTAGCTATCAGTTTAATTTTGCAGATAATTCAGAAGCAAACCGCAGCAAAAGACAGGCTTATTATGATTACTTTAGAAAACCGGATCTTAAAATTGGTGCCATAGAAAAGCCTCAGGAAACGCTTTTTAGTGATGTTAATGGCGGCCAATTGCCGATGATGCCAATGAATTCAGGTAGTAACTCGGTGAGTAATACCACAGTTGAAAAGTTTATGGCACTCGATGATACACAGCTGTTTTTACTGGGGCAGTGGGCGTTAGGTAAATTTGAAGACACTCCAGAACCTGCTCCATTTGCTGTACATCCATTAGACAAAGCGAGTATAGGTAATTGTGTTGGCTTACCAATGTGCCCGGGTATTGAAGTCACTTGGAGTTTACAAAACCCGAATTTGTATGAATCTGCTTATGTGATTGCTCATGACGGTGGCATAGGTGCCTATAACGAAACAGGCTTAACACCTTCACGTGATGAATGTGAGGGCGGAGGTTGCCAGCCAGGTGATCTCACAAAGCGTATGGCCTGTCCTTGGCAAGCTGACTTCTTCCAATGTACCGTTCAACCTGTGAACTTTACCGAGCCTTTAATTAACAAAGCAACGCTGAAAACTGAAGAAAAAACACAAACGATACAAACTTGGCTGTTGAGTGTTGAACAAGTTGACGAAGATATGTCGACTATTAAAGCAAGTTTGAATACCCCAACAGTGCAAATTGAAGGCGAGTTTGACAGTGCAGGGTTAAAAGCAATGAACGAAACGCTGCAATTAGGTTCGATTGAGCAAGTTACCGTAACCGATACCACTTCAACGCCACAACCAATTACGCCGACCTATTATAGTTATTGGTGGCCACCACAAAGCCCTTGGGACGTTTTAACTGGCGAACAAACCCAGTTAGGGCAAGCACAAAACCATTTAAGTGCAGGGCAACAAGTGAACTATCAAAGAGGAATTAATAGTTTTACTCAAATGGTTGAACATTGGTCAGCATTGGCATTTATTCGAAATAAAAATGCCCAAAATCAAGGTTTTCCTTACTTTACAGAGCAAGAGAGGAATAATGAATTATTTGAATATAAAGAAGTAACGACAAGTCAGCTTACTGGAAACTCCGCAGATGACGGGACCGCAGTACCTGTTTTTTTTATCAATGATGATAGAAAAGTGATTGAGCAAAAAAGTGAAAAAGGCAGGTTAATGGTTCAGTATTTTGCAGAACGAGCTTTTGCACCTATTAAAGTGAGCGCTGGCGGTTTAGGTTTGCCGCGCTCAGGCTCAAAAGTAAGGCGTTAA
- a CDS encoding RES family NAD+ phosphorylase: MICYRIAPKKHNDISSALTGLGGLYAMGRWHFIGKPVVYTASSRSLAMLERLVNDTTDILSTNLSVTTIQIPDDLRIKRLVASELPIAWDDHPYINDTQAIGSHWLNSLESAVLQVPSSLCHDEYNFLINPAHPDCNQIKCIDSKDFFYPNRLAIKL; the protein is encoded by the coding sequence GTGATCTGCTATCGAATTGCACCCAAAAAACACAATGATATATCAAGTGCTTTAACTGGGCTTGGAGGCTTATACGCAATGGGTCGATGGCATTTTATTGGCAAACCCGTTGTTTACACAGCAAGCTCTCGATCACTTGCCATGCTGGAGCGACTAGTTAACGATACCACCGATATTTTGAGTACCAATCTCAGTGTTACCACAATTCAAATCCCTGATGATTTGCGCATAAAAAGGCTTGTCGCATCAGAGCTCCCCATCGCTTGGGATGACCACCCATACATTAACGATACACAAGCAATTGGCTCGCACTGGCTAAACTCTCTCGAATCTGCTGTTCTGCAAGTGCCATCGAGCTTGTGTCATGATGAATATAACTTTTTAATTAATCCGGCACATCCAGATTGCAATCAAATAAAATGCATTGATAGCAAAGATTTTTTCTACCCCAATAGATTAGCCATAAAACTGTAA
- a CDS encoding L-lactate permease — protein sequence MTLIQLITTLIPVLSVFILLVHLRLPAKHAMPLSLAATALGAFFVWQVPALHMLAATLEGVILTLTILWIVFGAVLLLKVLQQTGATTTIKQGFGQISPDKRVQLIIVAWLFGSFLEGAAGFGTPAAIAAPLMVALGFSPLGAVVLALIADSSAVSFGAVGTPAIVGIGQGIVGISSAQVAHIALIAISIDIFVAALLPLMMVLIYCRFFSESCQWRDGFALAPFAIAGAFAFTLPAYCVAWLFGPEFPSILGGLIGLCIICPLAKKGMLLPASINRNLEPSHLQVAQDKSASLSLLKAWAPYLIVALLLVLTRLPELPFKAWLQSIEFEWQAMLGTTISVRIMPLYLPGSLFIITAAIAIWLQRGTPSQFASALKNSATMLLPSLVSLCAAVPMVRLFLQSDSNSAGLPAMPIALANWVGTHLSDVWIIIAPLVGALGSFIAGSATFSNLMFDSFQYSVATDAHLEPSLVLALQMLGANAGNMIAVVNVVAAASVVGLHGREGEIIRYTLLPMLYYCLCASAVAWLMFV from the coding sequence ATGACTCTGATCCAACTTATCACCACGTTAATCCCTGTCTTAAGTGTGTTTATTTTGTTGGTTCACCTTCGGCTGCCGGCAAAGCATGCAATGCCGCTTAGTTTGGCGGCAACCGCGCTTGGTGCCTTTTTTGTGTGGCAAGTGCCCGCTCTGCACATGCTCGCTGCAACATTAGAGGGGGTGATTTTGACCCTAACCATTTTATGGATTGTATTTGGCGCGGTGTTACTTTTAAAAGTCTTGCAGCAAACAGGCGCAACCACCACCATTAAACAGGGTTTTGGCCAGATTAGTCCTGATAAACGGGTGCAGCTGATTATTGTCGCTTGGCTATTTGGCAGCTTTTTGGAGGGCGCAGCCGGATTTGGCACGCCTGCAGCCATTGCTGCACCGCTGATGGTTGCGCTTGGCTTTTCGCCCCTTGGCGCTGTTGTGCTGGCTCTGATCGCTGACTCAAGTGCTGTTTCCTTTGGTGCCGTGGGTACACCTGCCATTGTCGGGATCGGACAAGGCATTGTTGGTATATCGAGTGCACAAGTGGCACACATTGCGCTGATCGCTATTAGCATCGACATTTTCGTTGCTGCGCTGTTGCCTTTGATGATGGTTTTGATTTATTGCCGCTTTTTTAGTGAGTCTTGTCAATGGCGTGATGGCTTTGCGTTGGCCCCCTTTGCGATTGCTGGTGCCTTCGCATTTACGCTACCGGCTTATTGTGTGGCTTGGCTTTTCGGCCCTGAGTTTCCCTCTATTTTAGGCGGGCTAATTGGCTTGTGTATTATCTGCCCTCTTGCAAAAAAAGGCATGTTACTCCCCGCATCTATCAATCGTAATTTAGAACCAAGCCATTTACAGGTTGCTCAAGACAAGTCTGCTTCATTGAGTTTGCTAAAAGCTTGGGCACCTTATTTGATTGTCGCGTTATTATTAGTGCTCACTCGACTGCCAGAATTGCCATTTAAAGCATGGTTACAAAGCATCGAATTTGAGTGGCAAGCGATGTTGGGCACCACTATTTCTGTTCGTATTATGCCCTTATACCTACCTGGTAGTTTGTTTATTATCACCGCAGCGATTGCTATCTGGTTGCAAAGAGGCACGCCTAGCCAATTTGCTTCGGCTCTAAAAAACAGTGCAACCATGTTACTTCCTTCATTGGTTTCGCTATGTGCTGCTGTACCTATGGTGCGTTTGTTTTTGCAATCAGATAGTAACAGCGCAGGCCTACCTGCTATGCCAATCGCTTTGGCAAATTGGGTTGGAACTCATTTAAGCGATGTTTGGATAATCATCGCCCCGCTAGTGGGTGCCTTAGGGTCGTTTATTGCAGGCTCCGCGACATTTTCGAATTTGATGTTTGACAGCTTTCAATATTCAGTCGCGACTGATGCCCATCTCGAACCCAGTCTAGTCTTAGCGCTACAAATGTTAGGCGCAAACGCCGGTAATATGATTGCGGTAGTCAATGTCGTCGCCGCGGCGAGTGTTGTGGGGTTGCATGGCAGAGAAGGCGAAATCATCCGCTACACGTTATTGCCAATGCTATATTATTGTTTGTGTGCCAGTGCAGTGGCTTGGTTGATGTTTGTTTAA
- a CDS encoding ABC transporter ATP-binding protein: MNPMITIRDLNKSYGSKRVLSGINLTCQAGQIIGLVGPNGAGKTTCLQALLGLTDFSGEIDVLGHHPQKDRVAMLEDVAYIADVAILPRWLKVSQALSYMNDIHKNFNLEKAQAFLAKTNIKTSDKVKALSKGMITQLHLALILAIDAKVLVLDEPTLGLDILTRRQFYTHLLEEFYTDDKCIIITTHQIEEIDHILTDVAFIQDGQIVLAQNTDDIRERFCLLAVSNEHLEQAIQLKPLYKNSLLGLTSLLIDHTQLDDTQRAHLPTLGDVAVPSLADIFVGVMSKEAC; the protein is encoded by the coding sequence ATGAATCCAATGATAACGATTCGTGATTTGAATAAATCATATGGCAGTAAACGGGTGCTATCAGGCATCAATTTAACCTGCCAAGCAGGGCAGATCATTGGCTTAGTGGGGCCAAATGGCGCAGGTAAAACCACGTGTTTACAAGCGCTTTTAGGACTAACGGACTTTAGTGGCGAGATTGATGTACTGGGTCATCACCCGCAAAAAGATCGGGTCGCAATGCTCGAAGACGTCGCCTATATTGCCGATGTGGCCATTTTGCCTCGTTGGTTAAAAGTATCGCAAGCGCTCAGTTACATGAATGATATTCATAAAAACTTTAATTTAGAAAAAGCGCAGGCATTTTTGGCTAAAACTAACATCAAAACCAGCGATAAAGTTAAAGCCTTATCTAAGGGTATGATTACCCAACTGCATTTAGCGCTCATATTAGCCATTGATGCGAAAGTGTTGGTGCTGGATGAGCCAACTTTAGGACTCGATATTTTAACTCGGCGCCAATTTTACACCCATTTATTGGAAGAGTTTTACACTGACGATAAGTGCATCATCATTACCACCCATCAGATAGAAGAAATCGATCACATTTTAACGGATGTGGCGTTTATTCAAGATGGCCAAATTGTGCTGGCGCAAAACACCGATGACATTCGCGAGCGTTTTTGTTTGCTTGCTGTTAGCAATGAGCATTTAGAGCAGGCTATACAATTGAAGCCACTTTATAAAAACAGCCTATTAGGGCTAACGAGTTTGTTAATCGACCACACACAATTAGACGATACACAACGAGCGCATTTGCCCACACTCGGTGATGTTGCTGTGCCGAGTTTGGCCGATATTTTTGTGGGTGTGATGAGTAAGGAGGCATGCTAA
- a CDS encoding GntR family transcriptional regulator has product MTLQWDTEKPIYLQLYQQVVARILDGHIKEGEALPSVRTVAAQYQVNPITISKAYQMLQDEGIVEKQRGKGLFVMAGAQDHMLTRERESFLTQQWPEVVKQINRLKLSVEQLLQQSKETSL; this is encoded by the coding sequence ATGACACTTCAGTGGGATACAGAAAAACCTATCTATTTACAGCTCTACCAACAAGTCGTGGCGCGTATTTTAGATGGGCATATCAAAGAAGGAGAGGCACTTCCTTCGGTTCGAACTGTGGCTGCTCAGTATCAAGTTAATCCGATCACTATCTCGAAGGCTTATCAAATGCTGCAAGATGAAGGCATCGTAGAAAAGCAACGGGGAAAAGGATTATTTGTGATGGCAGGCGCACAAGATCACATGTTAACGCGTGAGCGAGAAAGCTTTTTGACTCAGCAATGGCCTGAAGTTGTTAAGCAAATCAATCGATTAAAGCTGTCAGTAGAACAGTTGTTACAACAGAGCAAGGAAACATCACTATGA